In the genome of Eschrichtius robustus isolate mEscRob2 chromosome 12, mEscRob2.pri, whole genome shotgun sequence, one region contains:
- the H2AC14 gene encoding histone cluster 1, H2aj, which yields MSGRGKQGGKARAKSKTRSSRAGLQFPVGRVHRLLRKGNYAERVGAGAPLYLAAVLEYLTAEILELAGNAARDNKKTRIIPRHLQLAIRNDEELNKLLGKVTIAQGGVLPNIQAVLLPKKTESHHKTK from the coding sequence ATGTCTGGGCGAGGGAAGCAAGGCGGTAAAGCTCGCGCTAAGTCTAAGACCCGCTCGTCGCGAGCCGGGCTCCAATTCCCCGTGGGCCGAGTGCACCGTTTGCTTCGCAAAGGCAACTACGCCGAGCGGGTTGGGGCCGGCGCGCCGTTGTATCTGGCGGCGGTGCTGGAGTACCTGACGGCCGAGATCTTGGAGCTGGCGGGCAACGCGGCCCGCGACAACAAGAAGACGCGCATTATCCCGCGTCACTTACAGCTAGCCATTCGCAACGACGAGGAGCTCAACAAGCTGCTGGGTAAAGTCACTATCGCGCAGGGTGGTGTCCTGCCTAACATCCAGGCCGTGCTACTGCCCAAGAAGACTGAGAGCCACCACAAGACCAAGTAG
- the LOC137772912 gene encoding histone H2B type 1-C/E/F/G/I-like, with product MPESAKSISAPKKGSKKAVTKAQKKDGKKRKRSRKESYSVYVYKVLKQVHPDTGISSKAMGIMNSFVNDIFERIAGEASRLAHYNKRSTITSREIQTAVRLLLPGELAKHAVSEGTKAVTKYTSSK from the coding sequence ATGCCGGAGTCTGCTAAGTCCATTTCTGCTCCAAAGAAGGGTTCTAAGAAGGCGGTGACCAAGGCCCAGAAAAAAGATGGTAAGAAGCGCAAACGTAGCCGCAAAGAAAGCTACTCCGTGTACGTGTACAAAGTGCTGAAGCAGGTCCATCCGGACACTGGTATCTCGTCTAAAGCTATGGGCATCATGAATTCGTTCGTTAACGACATCTTCGAGCGCATCGCGGGCGAGGCGTCGCGCTTGGCGCATTACAACAAGCGCTCGACCATCACCTCCAGGGAGATCCAGACGGCCGTGCGCCTGCTGCTGCCCGGCGAGCTGGCCAAGCACGCCGTGTCAGAGGGCACCAAGGCAGTCACCAAGTACACCAGCTCCAAGTGA